In Oncorhynchus masou masou isolate Uvic2021 chromosome 28, UVic_Omas_1.1, whole genome shotgun sequence, the DNA window tagttttcccctCCCTCTTCAGACCACtgccagacagtcctagcaaaattctttcTTGAGAAATTGCTTTTTGTTAAGctacttttgtttatttttgaccattttaatgtaAAAGAATCACACTTAAGGTACTTAATTATTACCCAGAAATGGTTTGATATTGAGATATACCAAACATTattaacaccttcctaatattaattTGCACCCCCCCttatgccctcagaacagcctcaatactTCGGGGCATGAACTCAATAagatgtcgaaagcattccacaggcatgctggcccatgttgactccaatgcttcccacagttgtcattggctggatgtcctttgggtggtggaccattcttgatacacacaggaaactgttgagcgtgaaaaacccagcagcgttgcagtcttgacccaaaccggtgcgcctggcacatactaccataccccgttcaaaggcacttaaatattttgtcttacccattcaccctcaatgTCACACATAGACaaaccatgtctcaattgtcttgaggcttaaacatccttctttaacctgtctcctccccttcatatactaatttgaagtgaatttaacaagtgacatcaataagggatcacagctttcacctgtattcacctagtcagtctgtcatggaaagagttcttaatgttttgtatgctcTATTTAAAGTAGCTGTGTCTGAACTTTTAACCATTAGAGGGGGGACACAAATCAAATCTTAGATCAGTGCATTGGGATAGCTTTGTCCTACTCTGGGTTTTCTGATGGTGTTTTTCCCTAGGGCCTGCCTGTGGTCCGATCCCCTGCAACGAGAGAGTGGAAAGTCTTCTGAAGGAGATCAAGCCTCAGATCCAGATACTGAAGGAGAAACTCAACACCGTCAGTCAGCCTTTTGTCTCTGTTACTCTTTATTGGCCAAACTGTTATTTTACATCTAAGATTCACTAGCACATCTCTATTGCTAAATAGGTGAAAAGGCATGTGTAATTGTAAGGAAAGTGTGTATAGAAATACATACATTCTATAATCTCTTGCTCTGGCAGGTGTCAATGTGGGTGCAACTTCAGATTCCCAAAATTGAAGATGGGAACAACTTTGGGGTAGCTGTGCAGGTCAGTGTTATGAATTTCTGagattattttacctttatttaaccaggcaagtcagttaagaacaaattcttattttcaatgacggcctaggaagagtgggttaactgcctgttcagggacaggatgacagatttgtaccttgtcagctcggggtttgaacttgcaacattccggttactagtccaacgctctaaccactaggctaccgatTAAGATATTGTCATATCTATTATATATATTCATATTATGTTTGTTACCTGTGCAGGCTTATTTTCATTAATGTTTTTCCACAGGAAAAAGTGTTTGAATTGTTGACCAACACTCGCACAAAGATTGAGGGATTCCAGACAGAGATCTCAAAGTAAGAGACTTAGACCAAAATAATTTCAATTAGTTGTGTAATTACTCTTTACCTACATACTATCTAATTATGTATGTAATCAATGTGTTAATGTGACTAACACACACCTTTATTATTTGGTGTTGTCAGGTACTACAGTGAGAGAGGGGATGCTGTTGACAAGGCCTCAAAAGAGCCACATGTGGTTAGTAtaactgtgttttgtgtgtgtgtgtgtgcgcatgcacaTGCTCACtttcattggtgtgtgtgtgttaaccataTTGCGTATACTTATAACTCAAGGGAGACTACAGGCAGCTGGTGCATGAGCTGGACCAGTACCAGTACTGTGAGCTGCGCATCGTGGTTCTGGAGATCCGCAACACTTATGTAAGCCAAGATGTCTGATGTATCATTCCTTTTTTCCCTTCATTAGAGTTCAAGTGCTCAGCATCCCTATAATGTTCAACCCAGAGTTGAATAACATTAACCTCAAGAGACCTCAAGTTGTCATTGGAAATCTTACCCGTACCAATTGATTGAGTCGATAATTACAATGCCTCCTGCTATTTTCATTGTACTTACCTACCCTGACATCTTCCACTGTTTGATGCCCTTGACATGAAAGGATGGTGTAAGAGATGATGAAATATTTCAGTGATGTAATTACCCTGCTATTTCTGTCACCCACTCACCAGGCCGTGCTGTTGGACATAATTAACAAGAACTATGACAAGATCAAGAAGCCCAGAGGGGACTGCAAAGCCCTCATCTACTGATGATCAACTGACTGCTGTATGTGCACTGGAGACGGCAATACACCTACTCAACCATTCACTGGT includes these proteins:
- the LOC135517337 gene encoding proteasome activator complex subunit 1-like, with protein sequence MTSIDIRPESKKMVDDFCTQLTKEAESLVTSFFPQKIAEMEMLLKKSFSTDGLAALKSPLDIPMPDPAKEEAKRKKKEEKEAKEGKKDKDSDKEDDDAGPACGPIPCNERVESLLKEIKPQIQILKEKLNTVSMWVQLQIPKIEDGNNFGVAVQEKVFELLTNTRTKIEGFQTEISKYYSERGDAVDKASKEPHVGDYRQLVHELDQYQYCELRIVVLEIRNTYAVLLDIINKNYDKIKKPRGDCKALIY